Proteins found in one Sorghum bicolor cultivar BTx623 chromosome 1, Sorghum_bicolor_NCBIv3, whole genome shotgun sequence genomic segment:
- the LOC8085714 gene encoding uncharacterized protein LOC8085714 produces the protein MKRASPESGTVRREGTKEDGGGAEMGSPLGGWPSYNPHNFSQLVPADPSAQPSNVTPATYVATHRTDPPPNQVITTEARNILLRHFYQKSEEKLRPKRAAPDNLAPENNNKQPRGPVGDVGGQSSARG, from the exons ATGAAGAGAGCATCGCCGGAGTCGGGGACGGTGCGCCGAGAAGGAACAAAAGAAGACGGCGGCGGGGCGGAGATGGGGAGCCCCCTGGGCGGGTGGCCGTCGTACAACCCGCACAACTTCAGCCAGCTCGTCCCTGCCGACCCCTCCGCGCAGCCCTCG AATGTCACACCAGCCACTTATGTTGCGACCCACAGGACAGACCCGCCACCCAATCAAG TGATAACAACGGAGGCCAGGAACATCCTGCTGAGGCACTTCTACCAGAAATCTGAGGAGAAG CTGAGGCCAAAGAGAGCTGCTCCGGACAACCTCGCTCCGGAGAACAACAACAAGCAGCCCAGGGGACCTGTGGGCGACGTCGGGGGCCAGTCAAGCGCAAGAGGCTGA
- the LOC8085715 gene encoding probable serine/threonine-protein kinase At1g01540, with the protein MGARRRLLADAPPEHHHRQGAPPSDWSAGYLNGWLSQPTPIFGLRLWVLIGIAVGAAIVLVLLLILVCLSRRRRRRGDLLAANLYPAADTKLLKQHLHQQATSTPTKDIQEIVRRQQAQTPPPPPAAPQPAVQLAKAVAEPQTPPPPPQQQHRPPARKTPGSGMSATTSGGSERDGATPRSTGSAGMPEVSHLGWGHWFTLRELEEATDGLAEENVIGEGGYGIVYKGTLHDSTLIAVKNLLNNRGQAEKEFKVEVEAIGRVRHKNLVRLLGYCVEGAYRMLVYEYVDNGNLDQWLHGDVGEVSPLTWDIRMNIMLATAKGLAYLHEGLEPKVVHRDIKASNILLDQQWNAKVSDFGLAKLLCSEKSYVTTRVMGTFGYVAPEYASTGMLNERSDVYSFGVLIMEIITGRSPVDYTRAAGEVNLVEWLKTMVAERKAEEVVDPKMTEKPSPKTLKRALLVALRCVDPDANKRPKMGHVIHMLEMDDLLFRDDKKPGRDVHPQGSDRYSSKEEGSFSKREHHHHRYR; encoded by the exons ATGGGGGCGCGGAGGAGGCTGCTGGCGGATGCGCCGCCGGAGCACCACCACAGGCAGGGCGCGCCGCCGTCGGACTGGAGCGCGGGGTACCTCAACGGGTGGCTGTCGCAGCCGACGCCCATCTTCGGGCTCCGCCTCTGGGTGCTCATCGGCATCGCCGTCGGCGCCGCCATCGTGCTCGTGctcctcctcatcctcgtctgcctctcccgccgccgccgccgccgcggcgaccTGCTCGCCGCCAACCTCTACCCCGCCGCCGACACCAAGCTGCTCAAGCAGCACCTGCATCAGCAGGCCACGTCCACGCCCACCAAGGACATCCAGGAGATCGTCCGCCGCCAGCAGGCGCagacgccgccgcctccgccggcgGCGCCGCAGCCCGCGGTGCAGCTCGCCAAGGCCGTGGCGGAGCCACagactccgccgccgccgccgcaacaGCAGCACAGGCCACCCGCGCGGAAGACGCCGGGCAGCGGCATGTCGGCCACAACTAGCGGCGGGAGCGAACGGGACGGTGCCACGCCTAGGAGCACCGGCAGCGCGGGGATGCCGGAGGTTTCGCACCTCGGGTGGGGCCACTGGTTCACGCTCCGTGAGCTGGAGGAGGCCACCGACGGGCTCGCCGAGGAGAATGTGATCGGGGAGGGTGGCTACGGGATCGTGTACAAGGGCACGTTGCACGACTCCACTTTGATCGCCGTCAAAAATCTGCTCAATAATAG GGGCCAGGCCGAGAAGGAGTTCAAGGTGGAAGTCGAAGCAATTGGTCGTGTTCGGCACAAAAATCTCGTCAGGTTGCTTGGCTACTGCGTAGAGGGTGCTTACAG GATGCTTGTGTATGAGTATGTGGACAATGGTAATCTTGATCAGTGGCTTCACGGTGATGTTGGGGAAGTGAGCCCACTAACATGGGACATCAGGATGAACATTATGCTTGCAACCGCTAAAGG GCTGGCCTATCTTCACGAGGGGCTGGAACCGAAGGTTGTTCACCGTGACATCAAAGCTAGCAATATTCTTCTTGACCAGCAGTGGAACGCTAAAGTATCAGATTTTGGGCTTGCAAAGCTATTGTGCTCAGAGAAAAGCTATGTTACAACCCGTGTTATGGGAACCTTTGG TTATGTGGCACCTGAATATGCCAGCACCGGAATGTTGAACGAGAGGAGTGATGTATATAGCTTTGGTGTACTCATAATGGAGATCATCACTGGTAGATCTCCTGTAGATTATACAAGAGCAGCTGGAGAG GTGAACTTGGTTGAGTGGCTCAAGACCATGGTTGCAGAGAGGAAAGCGGAGGAAGTAGTGGACCCTAAGATGACTGAAAAGCCTTCTCCCAAAACACTGAAGCGAGCGCTTCTGGTTGCGCTTCGCTGCGTCGACCCTGATGCGAACAAGAGGCCTAAAATGGGGCATGTTATTCACATGCTCGAGATGGATGATCTTCTATTCCGAGAT GATAAGAAGCCCGGGAGAGATGTCCATCCTCAGGGTTCAGACAGATACAGTTCCAAGGAGGAAGGGAGCTTCAGCAAGCGTGAGCACCACCATCATCGGTACAGATGA
- the LOC8061453 gene encoding sphingoid long-chain bases kinase 2, mitochondrial has translation MAASATPRPSLILPRAASHSHSQPSAVGLTSDRVAASRRRRGDFVFVVNPSGANGRTGKQWKQLLPLLRTRLADQCNICECITSGPSHAIDVTREAIKDGADAVIAVGGDGTLHEVVNGFFCKGSPVRALDRGPDHSTALGLIPLGTGSDFARTFGWTNDPCDAIDRIVRGVKSKLDIGVMEGPNREPHFFVNVADIHLSAKAGYFASMYKRFGNLCYVFGALRGFWGHSNQDMRIKVNGGEWGTVHKVTALCIGNAKYFGGGMKITPTADPFSGNLEVVILQDFKWYDFLLKLHRLYGGTHLSVNGVSSMRVQSIEVEEVTGSGGIFVQSDGEHFGFLPTKFSVLPGAVDFFC, from the exons ATGGCTGCGTCGGCGACGCCGAGGCCGTCGCTGATCCTCCCGCGTGCCGCCTCGCACTCGCACTCCCAGCCCAGCGCCGTCGGCCTCACCTCCGACCGCGTCGCCGCCtcccgccgccggcgcggcgACTTTGTTTTCGTCGTCAATCCCTCCG GCGCCAATGGACGCACGGGAAAGCAGTGGAAGCAGCTGCTGCCGCTCCTCCGCACCCGCCTCGCCGATCAGTGCAAC ATTTGCGAGTGCATCACTTCGGGCCCGTCCCATGCCATAGATGTCACAAGGGAG GCTATAAAGGATGGGGCTGATGCTGTGATCGCTGTTGGAGGTGATGGTACGCTTCATGAG GTGGTGAATGGTTTCTTTTGTAAAGGAAGTCCAGTGCGTGCTCTCGATCGAGGGCCTGACCATTCAACGGCGCTCGGT CTCATTCCACTTGGAACCGGCTCAGATTTTGCTCGGACATTTGGCTG GACAAATGATCCTTGTGACGCGATTGATCGAATTGTGAGAG GAGTAAAATCAAAACTAGACATAGGCGTGATGGAGGGTCCAAACAGGGAACCACACTTTTTTGTTAATGTGGCTGATATCCATTT GAGTGCTAAGGCAGGCTATTTTGCTTCTATGTACAAGAGATTTGGCAACTTATGCTATGTATTTGGAGCTTTAAGAGGCTTTTGGGGACATAGTAATCAAGATATGAGAATAAAG GTAAATGGGGGAGAATGGGGAACTGTCCATAAAGTCACTGCCCTGTGCATAGGAAATGCCAAGTACTTTGGTGGTGGTATGAAGATAACTCCAACAGCTGATCCATTTAGTGGCAACCTTGAG GTTGTTATTCTTCAAGATTTCAAATGGTACGACTTTCTTCTGAAGCTACACAGGCTCTATGGAGGCACACATCTATCAGTGAATGGTGTTTCGTCAATGAG GGTTCAATCAATTGAAGTAGAAGAGGTGACGGGTAGTGGTGGCATTTTTGTGCAATCTGATGGGGAGCATTTCGGCTTTCTGCCAACCAAATTTTCAGTTCTTCCTGGTGCAGTTGATTTCTTCTGCTAG
- the LOC8061454 gene encoding PIN2/TERF1-interacting telomerase inhibitor 1 isoform X2: MAAPEAPSCYVGIARQSAAFRLMKQMGWEEGEGLGKDKQGIKGHVRVKNKQDTLGVGVDSPHNKWVYDTTQFDNILKKLKVQSANPIQEEVAAVKSDSPDVTPKEDKSAKAEVTKVTRPQGRYKKRERGKSVSSYSATDLQGILVRKNEDNSQVDQKLEPTCLDEPDPIICPDAVSQADDVNWWGHKFGFVTGGFLGAKSRKNKSSQKDPANVRQTFAEEDQENLYNLVQDKATSGKQGLGIKGLPMKVAGQRWKGNKTSFVDSDDDNSTQSDEYSEIEESDDKEEPISASESIDTDKNTEKELLVDARPKTKVKKLCKRILRQAPSQSMKLKDLKVAVEEHSNVVFSSFSCRREALLFLKKKLQGSRKFNVDGKKVHLVS, translated from the exons ATGGCTGCTCCCGAGGCGCCCTCATGCTACGTCGGGATCGCGCGGCAGTCCGCCGCCTTCCGCCTTATGAAGCAAATG GGATGGGAAGAAGGTGAAGGCCTTGGCAAAGACAAGCAAGGCATAAAGGGTCATGTTAGAGTGAAAAACAAGCAGGACACACTAG GTGTTGGTGTAGATAGCCCTCATAACAAATGGGTATATGATACCACCCAATTTGACAACATACTGAAGAAACTTAAAGTG CAATCAGCTAATCCTATTCAAGAAG AGGTTGCAGCTGTAAAAAGTGATTCGCCTGACGTCACTCCAAAGGAGGACAAATCAGCAAAAGCTGAAGTTACTAAAGTTACTCGACCTCAAGGAAG ATACAAGAAAAGAGAGAGGGGGAAAAGTGTGAGCTCTTATTCAGCAACGGATCTTCAAGGCATACTC GTACGCAAAAACGAAGATAATTCTCAAGTGGATCAGAAACTTGAACCGACATGCTTGGATGAACCTGATCCCATCATCTGTCCGGATGCAG TATCCCAAGCTGATGATGTGAACTGGTGGGGGCACAAATTTGGATTCGTTACAGGAGGGTTTCTAGGAGCAAAATCTCGTAAAAATAAATCTTCACAAAAAGATCCTGCTAATGTCCGCCAGACATTTGCGgaggaagatcaagaaaatttatACAATCTTGTTCAG GATAAAGCTACTTCTGGAAAGCAGGGTCTTGGCATCAAAGGCCTGCCAATGAAAGTTGCTGGCcaacgttggaagggaaacaaaACTTCGTTTGTTGATAGCGATGACGATAATTCAACCCAATCCGATGAATATTCAGAAATTGAAGAGAGTGACGATAAGGAAGAACCTATCAGTGCTTCTGAATCAATAGACACAGACAAGAATACAGAAAAGGAATTGCTTGTGGATGCTAGACCGAAAACCAAGGTCAAGAAACTTTGCAAAAGAATACTTCGTCAG GCCCCATCTCAGTCAATGAAATTGAAGGATCTTAAGGTAGCCGTTGAGGAACACTCAAATGTTGTATTCTCCAGCTTCTCATGTAGACGCGAAGCTCTGTTGTTTCTGAAGAAAAAG CTTCAAGGAAGCAGGAAATTCAATGTGGACGGCAAGAAAGTTCATCTCGTGTCATGA
- the LOC8061454 gene encoding PIN2/TERF1-interacting telomerase inhibitor 1 isoform X1: MAAPEAPSCYVGIARQSAAFRLMKQMGWEEGEGLGKDKQGIKGHVRVKNKQDTLGVGVDSPHNKWVYDTTQFDNILKKLKVQQSANPIQEEVAAVKSDSPDVTPKEDKSAKAEVTKVTRPQGRYKKRERGKSVSSYSATDLQGILVRKNEDNSQVDQKLEPTCLDEPDPIICPDAVSQADDVNWWGHKFGFVTGGFLGAKSRKNKSSQKDPANVRQTFAEEDQENLYNLVQDKATSGKQGLGIKGLPMKVAGQRWKGNKTSFVDSDDDNSTQSDEYSEIEESDDKEEPISASESIDTDKNTEKELLVDARPKTKVKKLCKRILRQAPSQSMKLKDLKVAVEEHSNVVFSSFSCRREALLFLKKKLQGSRKFNVDGKKVHLVS; the protein is encoded by the exons ATGGCTGCTCCCGAGGCGCCCTCATGCTACGTCGGGATCGCGCGGCAGTCCGCCGCCTTCCGCCTTATGAAGCAAATG GGATGGGAAGAAGGTGAAGGCCTTGGCAAAGACAAGCAAGGCATAAAGGGTCATGTTAGAGTGAAAAACAAGCAGGACACACTAG GTGTTGGTGTAGATAGCCCTCATAACAAATGGGTATATGATACCACCCAATTTGACAACATACTGAAGAAACTTAAAGTG CAGCAATCAGCTAATCCTATTCAAGAAG AGGTTGCAGCTGTAAAAAGTGATTCGCCTGACGTCACTCCAAAGGAGGACAAATCAGCAAAAGCTGAAGTTACTAAAGTTACTCGACCTCAAGGAAG ATACAAGAAAAGAGAGAGGGGGAAAAGTGTGAGCTCTTATTCAGCAACGGATCTTCAAGGCATACTC GTACGCAAAAACGAAGATAATTCTCAAGTGGATCAGAAACTTGAACCGACATGCTTGGATGAACCTGATCCCATCATCTGTCCGGATGCAG TATCCCAAGCTGATGATGTGAACTGGTGGGGGCACAAATTTGGATTCGTTACAGGAGGGTTTCTAGGAGCAAAATCTCGTAAAAATAAATCTTCACAAAAAGATCCTGCTAATGTCCGCCAGACATTTGCGgaggaagatcaagaaaatttatACAATCTTGTTCAG GATAAAGCTACTTCTGGAAAGCAGGGTCTTGGCATCAAAGGCCTGCCAATGAAAGTTGCTGGCcaacgttggaagggaaacaaaACTTCGTTTGTTGATAGCGATGACGATAATTCAACCCAATCCGATGAATATTCAGAAATTGAAGAGAGTGACGATAAGGAAGAACCTATCAGTGCTTCTGAATCAATAGACACAGACAAGAATACAGAAAAGGAATTGCTTGTGGATGCTAGACCGAAAACCAAGGTCAAGAAACTTTGCAAAAGAATACTTCGTCAG GCCCCATCTCAGTCAATGAAATTGAAGGATCTTAAGGTAGCCGTTGAGGAACACTCAAATGTTGTATTCTCCAGCTTCTCATGTAGACGCGAAGCTCTGTTGTTTCTGAAGAAAAAG CTTCAAGGAAGCAGGAAATTCAATGTGGACGGCAAGAAAGTTCATCTCGTGTCATGA
- the LOC8061455 gene encoding bifunctional riboflavin kinase/FMN phosphatase isoform X1, whose translation MSAPKPIYQLISHVILDLDGTLLNTGSIVNKVVKTFLAKNGKTWDSKKAHKLVGKTPYEAAAVVLEDYGLPYSSEEFLSLITPMLSEQWCNIKPLPGANRLIKHLRSNGVPTALASNSPRSDIFAKISHQGWKESFSAIVGGDEVEKGKPSPDIFLEAAKRMNATPSNCLVIEDSLPGVAAGKAAGMHVIAVPSVPKKTVEFSSADEVIDSLLELRPEKWGLPPFNDWIEGTLPIEPWFIGGPVIKGFGRGSKVLGIPTANLPAENFADVVSEHTSGVYFGWAGLSTRGIYKMVMSIGWNPYFDNTEKTVEPWLLHNFGEDFYGEELRLAIVGYIRPEANFPSLESLIERIHEDGKIAEKALDLPIYARYKDSPYLRNPLQQGSASDGSQAEQNSK comes from the exons ATGTCAGCACCCAAGCCCATTTATCAGCTTATTTCCCATGTCATTCTTGATCTGGATGGCACCCTTTTAAACACAG GTTCCATTGTAAATAAGGTGGTAAAAACATTTCTTGCCAAAAATGGGAAAACGTGGGATAGCAAGAAAGCTCACAAGCTAGTTGGGAAGACACCTTATGAAGCTGCAGCTGTTGTTTTAGAAGACTATGGACTCCCTTACTCTTCAGAAGAGTTCCTCTCATTGATTACTCCAATGCTCAGTGAACA GTGGTGCAACATAAAACCTCTTCCAGGAGCTAATCGGCTGATAAAACATTTAAGGAGTAATGGGGTGCCTACTGCTTTAGCTTCAAACTCACCAAGATCTGACATTTTTGCCAAAATTTCACATCAAG GATGGAAGGAGTCTTTCTCTGCAATTGTTGGTGGAGACGAAGTAGAGAAGGGGAAGCCGTCCCCAGATAT ATTTTTGgaagctgcaaaaagaatgaacgCCACTCCTTCAAATTGCCTAGTAATCGAGGATTCCTT GCCAGGTGTTGCGGCTGGAAAAGCTGCAGGAATGCATGTCATAGCTGTACCTTCAGTACCCAAAAAGACTGTTGAGTTTAGTTCAGCTGATGAGGTGATCGATTCCCTCCTTGAATTAAGGCCTGAGAAGTGGGGTTTGCCACCATTTAATGATT GGATTGAAGGTACATTACCAATAGAACCATGGTTTATCGGTGGACCTGTGATCAAAGGATTTGGCCGTGGTTCTAAAGTACTAGGAATACCAACAG CCAATTTACCCGCAGAGAATTTTGCTGATGTAGTGTCAGAGCATACGTCTGGGGTATACTTTGGCTGGGCTGGACTTTCAACACGTGGTATATATAAGATGGTTATGAGCATTGGCTGGAACCCATATTTCGACAACACAGAAAAGACAGTG GAACCTTGGTTGCTTCATAATTTTGGTGAGGATTTCTATGGTGAGGAGTTGCGCCTTGCCATTGTTGGCTACATCAGACCCGAG GCCAACTTTCCTTCGCTCGAGAGTTTGATAGAGAGGATTCACGAGGATGGAAAAATAGCAGAGAAGGCACTGGACTTGCCAATATATGCCAGGTACAAAGACTCGCCGTATCTGAGAAATCCTTTGCAGCAAGGAAGTGCTAGTGATGGCAGCCAGGCTGAGCAAAATTCCAAGTGA
- the LOC8061455 gene encoding bifunctional riboflavin kinase/FMN phosphatase isoform X2: MLSEQWCNIKPLPGANRLIKHLRSNGVPTALASNSPRSDIFAKISHQGWKESFSAIVGGDEVEKGKPSPDIFLEAAKRMNATPSNCLVIEDSLPGVAAGKAAGMHVIAVPSVPKKTVEFSSADEVIDSLLELRPEKWGLPPFNDWIEGTLPIEPWFIGGPVIKGFGRGSKVLGIPTANLPAENFADVVSEHTSGVYFGWAGLSTRGIYKMVMSIGWNPYFDNTEKTVEPWLLHNFGEDFYGEELRLAIVGYIRPEANFPSLESLIERIHEDGKIAEKALDLPIYARYKDSPYLRNPLQQGSASDGSQAEQNSK, encoded by the exons ATGCTCAGTGAACA GTGGTGCAACATAAAACCTCTTCCAGGAGCTAATCGGCTGATAAAACATTTAAGGAGTAATGGGGTGCCTACTGCTTTAGCTTCAAACTCACCAAGATCTGACATTTTTGCCAAAATTTCACATCAAG GATGGAAGGAGTCTTTCTCTGCAATTGTTGGTGGAGACGAAGTAGAGAAGGGGAAGCCGTCCCCAGATAT ATTTTTGgaagctgcaaaaagaatgaacgCCACTCCTTCAAATTGCCTAGTAATCGAGGATTCCTT GCCAGGTGTTGCGGCTGGAAAAGCTGCAGGAATGCATGTCATAGCTGTACCTTCAGTACCCAAAAAGACTGTTGAGTTTAGTTCAGCTGATGAGGTGATCGATTCCCTCCTTGAATTAAGGCCTGAGAAGTGGGGTTTGCCACCATTTAATGATT GGATTGAAGGTACATTACCAATAGAACCATGGTTTATCGGTGGACCTGTGATCAAAGGATTTGGCCGTGGTTCTAAAGTACTAGGAATACCAACAG CCAATTTACCCGCAGAGAATTTTGCTGATGTAGTGTCAGAGCATACGTCTGGGGTATACTTTGGCTGGGCTGGACTTTCAACACGTGGTATATATAAGATGGTTATGAGCATTGGCTGGAACCCATATTTCGACAACACAGAAAAGACAGTG GAACCTTGGTTGCTTCATAATTTTGGTGAGGATTTCTATGGTGAGGAGTTGCGCCTTGCCATTGTTGGCTACATCAGACCCGAG GCCAACTTTCCTTCGCTCGAGAGTTTGATAGAGAGGATTCACGAGGATGGAAAAATAGCAGAGAAGGCACTGGACTTGCCAATATATGCCAGGTACAAAGACTCGCCGTATCTGAGAAATCCTTTGCAGCAAGGAAGTGCTAGTGATGGCAGCCAGGCTGAGCAAAATTCCAAGTGA
- the LOC8061455 gene encoding bifunctional riboflavin kinase/FMN phosphatase isoform X3 — protein sequence MCLWCNIKPLPGANRLIKHLRSNGVPTALASNSPRSDIFAKISHQGWKESFSAIVGGDEVEKGKPSPDIFLEAAKRMNATPSNCLVIEDSLPGVAAGKAAGMHVIAVPSVPKKTVEFSSADEVIDSLLELRPEKWGLPPFNDWIEGTLPIEPWFIGGPVIKGFGRGSKVLGIPTANLPAENFADVVSEHTSGVYFGWAGLSTRGIYKMVMSIGWNPYFDNTEKTVEPWLLHNFGEDFYGEELRLAIVGYIRPEANFPSLESLIERIHEDGKIAEKALDLPIYARYKDSPYLRNPLQQGSASDGSQAEQNSK from the exons ATGTGCTT GTGGTGCAACATAAAACCTCTTCCAGGAGCTAATCGGCTGATAAAACATTTAAGGAGTAATGGGGTGCCTACTGCTTTAGCTTCAAACTCACCAAGATCTGACATTTTTGCCAAAATTTCACATCAAG GATGGAAGGAGTCTTTCTCTGCAATTGTTGGTGGAGACGAAGTAGAGAAGGGGAAGCCGTCCCCAGATAT ATTTTTGgaagctgcaaaaagaatgaacgCCACTCCTTCAAATTGCCTAGTAATCGAGGATTCCTT GCCAGGTGTTGCGGCTGGAAAAGCTGCAGGAATGCATGTCATAGCTGTACCTTCAGTACCCAAAAAGACTGTTGAGTTTAGTTCAGCTGATGAGGTGATCGATTCCCTCCTTGAATTAAGGCCTGAGAAGTGGGGTTTGCCACCATTTAATGATT GGATTGAAGGTACATTACCAATAGAACCATGGTTTATCGGTGGACCTGTGATCAAAGGATTTGGCCGTGGTTCTAAAGTACTAGGAATACCAACAG CCAATTTACCCGCAGAGAATTTTGCTGATGTAGTGTCAGAGCATACGTCTGGGGTATACTTTGGCTGGGCTGGACTTTCAACACGTGGTATATATAAGATGGTTATGAGCATTGGCTGGAACCCATATTTCGACAACACAGAAAAGACAGTG GAACCTTGGTTGCTTCATAATTTTGGTGAGGATTTCTATGGTGAGGAGTTGCGCCTTGCCATTGTTGGCTACATCAGACCCGAG GCCAACTTTCCTTCGCTCGAGAGTTTGATAGAGAGGATTCACGAGGATGGAAAAATAGCAGAGAAGGCACTGGACTTGCCAATATATGCCAGGTACAAAGACTCGCCGTATCTGAGAAATCCTTTGCAGCAAGGAAGTGCTAGTGATGGCAGCCAGGCTGAGCAAAATTCCAAGTGA